CGGCCATCATCCTCTAATTTCTTCTCGGCAAGAAATCCATGGAAGAAGATTATAACAGCAGATCGAGCTCCCATGGGAATGGAGGGATGATGCAGATGGAGAGTTACTATGGCCGACCACCAAGACCCCCCATTTCCTACGATTTTAGGAGCTACAGTGCCTCATATGCGCAGCCTCAGATGGGTAACAGCAACAGGGAGTTGAAGAAAGGGAAAAGCACTTCTGGGTCATCTTCTTCCAACTGGAGCTTCACTGACCCTGAGTTTCAGAGGAAGAAGAGGGTCGCAAGCTATAAAATGTATGGTGCGAAGGGAAAGGTTAAAGGGTCTTTCAGCAAAAGCTTCAGGTGGCTTAAGGAAAAGTGCTCCCGGGTCGTCTATGGGTGGTGATGATTTGgtgggttttcttctctttcctcgTCTTTTGCTCTTTGTATTTTGTGCTTGTATGTAAGGTCTCGGTGACTCGGAAAACACGGAAGTTTCATAGAATCACGCTTGTCATAGAATTGATGAATTGGGTAGTCCATTGTTGGTTAGGCTTGAGTTGTATGTTTGGCTGCCCACAATA
This genomic window from Tripterygium wilfordii isolate XIE 37 chromosome 9, ASM1340144v1, whole genome shotgun sequence contains:
- the LOC120005207 gene encoding uncharacterized protein LOC120005207; this encodes MEEDYNSRSSSHGNGGMMQMESYYGRPPRPPISYDFRSYSASYAQPQMGNSNRELKKGKSTSGSSSSNWSFTDPEFQRKKRVASYKMYGAKGKVKGSFSKSFRWLKEKCSRVVYGW